One stretch of Mycolicibacterium fallax DNA includes these proteins:
- a CDS encoding ArnT family glycosyltransferase, which produces MTVIDRVPHTEPRSPGAGARPRWERPALAVLLVLTAGLYLYALGSLGWANQFYAAAVQAGTQDLKAWLFGSLDAGNAITVDKPPAAIWVMAAAGRIFGFNPWSMLIPQALMGVGAVALLYAAVRRTSGPAAGLLAGAVLAATPVAALMFRFNNPDALLVLLLVAAAYAIVRSLEGQTTRWVALAGVALGFAFLTKLLQALVVTPALALVVLVAAAGTCWARIRALLAGLAAMIASAGWYVALVDLWPADARPYIGGSTDNSLLQLALGYNGLGRVLGGQGNPTHGAGPGPGGPGGGMFGGDPGLTRLFRDAMGTEIFWLLPAALIGLAAGLWLVRRAARTDATRAALLLWGGWTVITALVFSYMKGIMHPYYTVALAPGVAGVLAVSVTELWCRRTRLGPRLVLAAMLAATGATAFVLLGRTPDWLPGLRWVLLAGALAVAVGLALRAGGAGRLSAGLAVAAVVLGLAAPAAYTVATVAQGSAGGPIPTSGPGRHHGGPDFGTAATPTLDAMLTATDNRWAAAAVGSHTAGDLELKTGTSVMAIGGFMGGDESPTLEQFRRYVDEGQVRYFVIGHGPGGRGPGAPGGPGAPGGPDATGGPGGPGRPGGPGGSGGFGPSADSAGNQITEWVKANFTAATVDGLTVYDLG; this is translated from the coding sequence ATGACCGTCATTGACCGGGTGCCGCACACCGAGCCGAGGTCGCCGGGTGCCGGTGCGCGGCCGCGCTGGGAGCGTCCGGCGCTGGCGGTGCTGCTGGTGCTGACCGCCGGGCTGTATCTCTACGCGCTCGGGTCGCTGGGCTGGGCAAACCAGTTCTATGCCGCCGCCGTCCAGGCCGGCACCCAGGACCTCAAGGCCTGGCTGTTCGGTTCGCTGGACGCCGGCAACGCGATCACCGTCGACAAGCCGCCCGCCGCGATCTGGGTGATGGCCGCCGCCGGACGGATCTTCGGGTTCAACCCGTGGAGCATGCTCATCCCGCAGGCGCTGATGGGCGTCGGCGCGGTCGCGCTGCTGTATGCCGCGGTGCGCCGCACCAGTGGACCGGCCGCCGGTCTGCTGGCCGGCGCCGTTCTGGCGGCCACCCCGGTCGCCGCGTTGATGTTCCGCTTCAACAACCCCGACGCCCTGCTGGTGCTGCTGCTGGTCGCCGCGGCCTACGCTATCGTGCGGTCCCTCGAAGGCCAGACGACCCGCTGGGTCGCGCTGGCCGGGGTGGCGCTGGGCTTCGCGTTTCTGACCAAGCTGCTGCAGGCGCTGGTGGTGACCCCGGCGCTGGCGCTGGTGGTGCTGGTCGCCGCGGCCGGGACGTGCTGGGCGCGGATCCGGGCGCTGCTAGCCGGGCTGGCCGCGATGATCGCCTCGGCCGGCTGGTACGTCGCGCTGGTCGACCTGTGGCCGGCCGATGCCCGCCCGTACATCGGCGGGTCCACCGACAACAGCCTGCTGCAGTTGGCGCTCGGGTACAACGGCCTGGGCCGGGTGCTCGGCGGTCAGGGCAACCCCACTCACGGCGCCGGGCCGGGACCGGGCGGTCCCGGCGGCGGCATGTTCGGCGGCGATCCCGGGTTGACCCGGTTGTTCCGCGATGCGATGGGCACCGAGATCTTCTGGCTGTTGCCGGCCGCGCTGATCGGGCTGGCGGCGGGGCTGTGGCTGGTCCGGCGTGCCGCCCGCACCGATGCGACCCGGGCGGCGCTGCTGCTGTGGGGCGGCTGGACGGTGATCACGGCGCTGGTGTTCAGCTACATGAAGGGCATCATGCACCCGTACTACACGGTGGCCCTGGCCCCCGGGGTGGCCGGCGTGCTCGCCGTATCGGTGACCGAATTATGGTGTCGCCGAACACGTTTGGGCCCTCGCCTGGTGCTGGCCGCGATGCTGGCTGCCACCGGGGCGACGGCCTTCGTGCTGTTGGGCCGCACCCCGGACTGGCTGCCCGGGCTGCGCTGGGTGCTGTTGGCCGGAGCCCTGGCGGTGGCGGTGGGTCTGGCGTTGCGGGCCGGCGGGGCGGGGCGGTTGAGCGCCGGGCTGGCGGTGGCCGCGGTGGTGCTGGGTCTGGCCGCACCCGCGGCCTACACCGTGGCGACCGTCGCGCAGGGCTCCGCCGGTGGCCCGATCCCGACGTCGGGTCCGGGCCGGCACCACGGCGGCCCGGACTTCGGCACGGCCGCCACCCCGACCCTGGACGCCATGCTGACCGCGACCGACAACCGGTGGGCGGCGGCGGCGGTCGGCTCGCACACTGCCGGCGACCTGGAGCTCAAGACCGGGACCTCGGTGATGGCGATCGGCGGGTTCATGGGCGGCGACGAGTCGCCGACGCTGGAGCAGTTCCGGCGCTACGTCGACGAGGGGCAGGTGCGCTACTTCGTCATCGGGCACGGACCCGGCGGCCGCGGACCGGGAGCGCCGGGCGGACCGGGTGCGCCGGGCGGACCGGATGCGACAGGCGGGCCAGGCGGGCCGGGCAGGCCGGGCGGGCCGGGCGGGTCGGGCGGGTTCGGGCCGAGCGCCGACAGCGCCGGAAACCAGATCACCGAGTGGGTCAAAGCCAACTTCACCGCCGCGACCGTCGACGGGCTGACCGTCTACGACCTCGGCTGA
- a CDS encoding response regulator transcription factor: MRRADGSPISLLVVDDEAVLAEMVSMALRYEGWDVTTAADGGSAISAARSARPDAVVLDVMLPDMSGLEVLRRLREHIPGLPVLLLTAKDAVEDRIAGLTAGGDDYVTKPFSIEEVVLRLRALLRRTGVTSVDSGAQIVVGDLVLDEDSHEVTRAGDPITLTTTEFELLRFMMHNARRVLSKAQILDRVWSYDFGGRSNIVELYISYLRKKIDNGREPMIHTLRGAGYVLKPAG; encoded by the coding sequence ATGCGTCGTGCCGATGGCAGCCCGATCAGCCTGCTCGTCGTCGACGACGAGGCGGTGCTCGCCGAGATGGTTTCGATGGCGCTGCGGTACGAGGGCTGGGACGTGACCACCGCCGCCGACGGCGGGTCGGCGATCAGCGCGGCCCGCAGCGCGCGGCCCGACGCCGTCGTGCTCGACGTGATGCTGCCCGACATGAGCGGCCTGGAGGTGCTGCGCCGACTGCGCGAACACATCCCCGGCCTGCCGGTGCTGCTGCTGACCGCCAAGGACGCCGTGGAGGATCGGATCGCCGGGCTGACCGCCGGCGGCGACGACTACGTCACCAAGCCGTTCTCTATCGAGGAGGTGGTGCTGCGGCTGCGGGCGCTGCTGCGGCGCACCGGGGTGACCAGCGTGGACAGCGGCGCGCAGATCGTCGTCGGTGACCTGGTGCTCGACGAGGACAGCCACGAGGTCACCCGGGCCGGCGACCCGATAACCCTGACCACCACCGAGTTCGAGCTGCTGCGCTTCATGATGCACAACGCCCGGCGGGTGCTGTCCAAGGCGCAGATCCTCGACCGGGTGTGGAGCTACGACTTCGGCGGCCGGTCCAACATCGTCGAGCTGTACATCTCCTACCTGCGCAAGAAGATCGACAACGGCCGCGAGCCGATGATCCACACCCTGCGGGGGGCCGGATATGTGCTCAAGCCGGCCGGCTGA
- a CDS encoding NAD(P)/FAD-dependent oxidoreductase gives MADSQTFVIVGAGLAGAKAVQALRERGFDGRLVVIGDEHHLPYERPPLSKDFLAGAKTLADFTVQPAGWYADHNVELRLGTPAASIDPAARTVTLADGSTLGYDKLLLATGSRSRRLPLPGADATGVHYLRSIDDAVALDLLFKDAGSLAVIGAGWIGLEVTATARGRGLAVHVVEGAEVPLQRSLGSEIGEVFARLHREHDVDLRLGAGVAEISTADGAATGLRLADGSTITADAVLVAVGAQPNIELAEAAGLAIGEGGVLVDAALRSSDPNIFAVGDIAAAEHPLLGARIRTEHWANALNQPAVAAAGMLGEPAEYTALPYFFTDQYDLGMEYVGHAPDYARVVFRGDVAGRAFTAFWLDDDNRVLAGMNVNIWEGLDDIKALIGAKATVDPAVLADPAVAVADLVKAAQSGS, from the coding sequence ATGGCCGATTCCCAGACCTTCGTCATCGTCGGAGCCGGCCTGGCCGGCGCCAAGGCCGTGCAGGCGCTGCGCGAGCGCGGCTTCGACGGCCGGCTCGTGGTGATCGGCGACGAGCACCACCTGCCGTACGAACGCCCGCCGCTGTCCAAGGACTTTTTGGCCGGCGCCAAGACCCTCGCCGACTTCACCGTGCAGCCCGCCGGCTGGTACGCCGACCACAACGTCGAGCTGCGACTGGGCACACCCGCCGCGTCGATCGACCCCGCCGCGCGCACCGTCACCCTCGCCGACGGCAGCACCCTCGGCTACGACAAGCTGCTGCTGGCCACCGGCTCCCGCTCACGGCGGCTGCCGCTGCCCGGCGCCGATGCCACCGGCGTGCACTACCTGCGCAGCATCGACGACGCGGTGGCCCTGGACCTGCTGTTCAAGGACGCCGGCTCGCTGGCGGTGATCGGCGCCGGCTGGATCGGGCTGGAGGTCACCGCCACCGCCCGCGGGCGCGGGCTGGCGGTGCACGTGGTCGAGGGCGCCGAGGTGCCGCTGCAGCGATCCCTGGGCAGCGAGATCGGCGAGGTGTTCGCCCGGTTGCACCGCGAGCACGACGTCGACCTGCGACTGGGTGCCGGGGTCGCCGAGATCAGCACCGCAGATGGAGCCGCCACCGGGCTGCGGCTGGCCGACGGGTCGACGATCACCGCCGACGCGGTGCTGGTTGCCGTCGGCGCGCAGCCGAACATCGAGCTGGCCGAGGCCGCCGGCCTGGCGATCGGCGAGGGCGGGGTGCTGGTGGACGCCGCGCTGCGCAGCAGCGACCCGAACATCTTCGCCGTCGGCGACATCGCCGCCGCCGAGCATCCGCTGCTTGGCGCCCGGATCCGCACCGAGCACTGGGCCAATGCGCTCAACCAGCCCGCGGTGGCCGCCGCCGGAATGCTCGGCGAACCGGCCGAGTACACCGCGCTGCCGTACTTCTTCACCGACCAATACGACCTGGGCATGGAGTACGTCGGGCACGCGCCGGACTACGCCCGGGTGGTGTTCCGCGGCGACGTCGCGGGCCGCGCGTTCACCGCGTTCTGGCTCGACGACGACAACCGGGTGCTGGCCGGGATGAACGTCAACATCTGGGAGGGCCTCGACGACATCAAGGCGCTGATCGGGGCCAAGGCGACCGTCGACCCCGCGGTGCTGGCCGATCCGGCGGTGGCGGTGGCGGACCTGGTCAAGGCCGCGCAATCCGGCTCGTAA
- a CDS encoding class I SAM-dependent methyltransferase, which produces MSSVQRRVFNDVVTGFWSLAAPVYNLPILQGWVYRPAQTEVIAALRAQGSRRIADIACGTGILADRIQRELDPEEIYGVDMAAGMLAQARARSAAVTWLSGPAEALPFDDGALDAVVTTSAFHFFDQPAALADFYRVLAPGGVAAVTTFAPAGPVSRLTGGTSPAHAPTPAQMRALFTDAGFTVIDQHRVPRPAWIQPVADMITVGRKA; this is translated from the coding sequence ATGTCGAGCGTGCAGCGCCGGGTCTTCAACGACGTGGTCACCGGGTTCTGGAGTCTGGCCGCGCCGGTCTACAACCTGCCGATCCTGCAGGGCTGGGTGTACCGGCCGGCGCAGACCGAGGTGATCGCCGCGCTGCGCGCGCAGGGTTCCCGGCGGATCGCCGACATCGCCTGCGGCACCGGGATTCTCGCCGACCGGATCCAGCGCGAGCTGGACCCCGAGGAGATCTACGGCGTCGACATGGCCGCCGGCATGCTGGCGCAGGCCCGGGCCCGGTCGGCGGCGGTGACCTGGTTGTCCGGCCCGGCCGAGGCGCTGCCGTTCGACGACGGCGCCCTCGACGCGGTGGTGACCACCTCGGCGTTCCACTTCTTCGACCAGCCCGCCGCGCTGGCGGACTTTTACCGGGTGCTGGCCCCGGGCGGGGTGGCGGCGGTGACGACGTTCGCCCCGGCCGGCCCGGTGTCCCGGCTGACCGGCGGCACCTCCCCCGCGCACGCCCCCACCCCGGCGCAGATGCGCGCGCTGTTCACCGACGCCGGGTTCACCGTGATCGATCAGCACCGGGTGCCGCGGCCGGCCTGGATCCAGCCGGTGGCGGACATGATCACGGTGGGCCGCAAGGCTTAA
- a CDS encoding bifunctional glycosyltransferase family 2/GtrA family protein, whose amino-acid sequence MTALLDNTATPAGAPAAARPDTNTARPNTNTVRPNTVRPNAARLAAESGVPVLDVVVPVHNEQAALADSVRRLHRYLDRQLGFSYRITIADNASVDDTARIARGLAAELPEVRVVRLEQKGRGRALHTVWEDSDAPVLAYMDVDLSTDLAALLPLVAPLISGHSDIAIGTRLARAARVVRGPKREFISRCYNLILRGALSAKFSDAQCGFKAIRADVAHALLPLVRDTGWFFDTELLVLAERSGLRIHEVPVDWVDDPDSRVDIVATAVADLRGVARLLAGFATGQIPVAAIAAQFGAGGGAAELAGGQRSLLRQGVHFAAVGVLSTIAYLLLFLALRGGLGPQGANLVALLVTAIGNTAANRRFTFGVRGRGRAVRHHFEGLLVFGVGLGLTSGALALLHAATEPPRAVELAVLVAANLLATAARFVLLRGWVFHPGRTQTGQPR is encoded by the coding sequence ATGACCGCGCTCCTGGACAACACCGCCACCCCCGCGGGTGCGCCGGCCGCCGCCCGGCCGGACACGAACACCGCCCGGCCGAACACGAACACCGTCCGGCCGAACACCGTCCGGCCGAACGCGGCCCGACTGGCCGCCGAGAGCGGCGTGCCGGTGCTCGACGTGGTGGTGCCGGTGCACAACGAGCAGGCCGCGCTGGCCGACTCGGTGCGACGGCTGCACCGTTACCTGGACCGCCAGCTCGGCTTCAGCTACCGGATCACCATCGCGGACAACGCCAGCGTCGACGACACCGCGCGGATCGCCCGCGGCCTGGCCGCCGAACTCCCCGAGGTGCGCGTCGTGCGGCTGGAGCAGAAGGGCCGCGGCCGCGCCCTGCACACGGTGTGGGAGGACTCCGACGCCCCGGTGCTGGCCTACATGGACGTCGACCTGTCCACCGACCTGGCCGCGCTGCTGCCGCTGGTGGCCCCGCTGATCTCCGGGCATTCCGACATCGCCATCGGCACCCGGCTGGCCCGGGCCGCCCGAGTGGTCCGCGGACCCAAGCGCGAGTTCATCTCCCGCTGCTACAACCTGATCCTGCGCGGCGCACTGTCGGCCAAGTTCTCCGACGCGCAGTGCGGGTTCAAGGCGATTCGCGCCGACGTCGCGCACGCCCTGCTGCCGCTGGTGCGCGACACCGGCTGGTTCTTCGACACCGAACTGCTGGTGCTGGCCGAACGCAGCGGGCTGCGCATCCACGAGGTTCCGGTGGACTGGGTCGACGACCCGGACAGTCGCGTCGACATCGTCGCCACCGCCGTCGCGGACCTGCGGGGTGTGGCCCGGCTGCTGGCCGGCTTCGCCACCGGGCAGATCCCGGTCGCCGCGATCGCCGCGCAGTTCGGCGCCGGTGGGGGCGCCGCCGAGCTGGCCGGCGGGCAGCGTTCGCTGCTGCGCCAGGGCGTGCACTTCGCCGCGGTCGGGGTGCTGAGCACGATCGCCTACCTGCTGCTGTTCCTGGCGCTGCGCGGTGGGCTTGGGCCGCAGGGCGCGAACCTGGTCGCGCTGTTGGTCACCGCGATCGGCAACACCGCCGCCAACCGCCGGTTCACCTTCGGGGTGCGCGGCCGGGGGCGGGCGGTCCGCCATCACTTCGAGGGCCTGCTGGTGTTCGGCGTCGGACTGGGCCTGACCAGCGGGGCGCTGGCGCTGCTGCACGCCGCGACCGAGCCGCCGCGGGCCGTCGAGCTCGCCGTGCTGGTGGCGGCGAACCTGCTGGCCACCGCGGCGCGGTTTGTGTTGTTGCGCGGCTGGGTGTTTCACCCCGGCCGCACCCAGACGGGCCAGCCGCGATGA
- a CDS encoding SDR family NAD(P)-dependent oxidoreductase: MSVLDLFSLDGKVAIVTGASAGLGVAFAQAFAEAGADVVLGARRVEKLADTAALVQAAGRRALIVQTDVADPAQCQGLVDAAMAEFGRVDVLINNAGVGTAVPATRETPEQFRAVIDINLNGSYWMAQACARVMTPGSSIINISSILGLTTAGLPQAAYAASKAGVIGLTRDLAQQWGSRKGIRINALAPGFFKSEMTDSYLPGYLDSQLPRVVLGRTGDPAELAATAVWLASPAGGYVAGQTIAVDGGITIT, from the coding sequence ATGAGCGTCCTCGATCTGTTCTCCCTCGACGGCAAGGTCGCCATCGTCACCGGCGCCTCGGCCGGGCTCGGCGTGGCGTTCGCGCAGGCCTTCGCCGAGGCCGGCGCCGACGTGGTGCTCGGTGCCCGCCGGGTGGAGAAGCTCGCCGACACCGCCGCGCTGGTGCAGGCCGCCGGCCGGCGCGCGCTGATCGTGCAGACCGACGTCGCCGATCCCGCGCAGTGCCAAGGGCTGGTGGACGCCGCGATGGCGGAGTTCGGCCGCGTCGACGTGCTGATCAACAACGCCGGGGTGGGGACCGCGGTGCCGGCGACCCGGGAGACCCCCGAGCAGTTCCGCGCCGTCATCGACATCAACCTGAACGGGTCCTACTGGATGGCCCAGGCCTGCGCCCGGGTGATGACGCCGGGCTCGTCGATCATCAACATCTCCTCCATCCTCGGCCTGACCACCGCCGGGCTGCCGCAGGCCGCCTACGCCGCGTCCAAGGCCGGGGTGATCGGGTTGACCCGGGACCTGGCCCAGCAGTGGGGCTCGCGCAAGGGCATCCGGATCAACGCGCTGGCGCCCGGTTTCTTCAAGTCCGAGATGACCGACAGCTACCTGCCCGGCTACCTCGATTCCCAGCTGCCGCGGGTGGTGCTGGGTCGCACCGGCGATCCGGCCGAGCTGGCGGCGACGGCGGTGTGGCTGGCCTCGCCGGCCGGCGGCTACGTGGCCGGGCAGACCATCGCCGTCGACGGCGGGATCACCATCACCTGA
- a CDS encoding histidine phosphatase family protein, whose protein sequence is MQLLLIRHALPNRSESGQGSDPDLSTMGLEQAGRLPAALQRYPISRIVTSPQRRAIATAGPLAAARGLDVEIDPRLAEYDRDLTEYLPVEQLRTERPEQWARMAAGLLPDGVDEAEFLGRVSDAVTDLVAAAGHDDTVAVVSHGGVINALLHRSLGTRRILSFAVDYTSVTRLYYSRSGNPAVIAVNTTEHVWDLLPHRQARPAADGAGR, encoded by the coding sequence GTGCAACTGCTGCTGATCCGCCACGCCCTGCCCAACCGCAGTGAGTCGGGCCAGGGGTCGGACCCGGACCTGTCGACGATGGGTCTGGAGCAGGCCGGCCGGCTGCCCGCCGCGCTGCAGCGGTACCCGATCAGCCGGATCGTCACCAGCCCGCAGCGGCGGGCCATCGCGACGGCCGGACCGCTGGCCGCCGCCCGCGGCCTGGACGTCGAGATTGACCCGCGGCTGGCCGAGTACGACCGCGACCTCACCGAGTACCTGCCGGTCGAGCAGCTGCGCACCGAACGCCCCGAGCAGTGGGCCCGGATGGCCGCCGGCCTGCTGCCCGACGGCGTCGACGAGGCGGAGTTCCTCGGCCGGGTCTCCGATGCGGTCACCGACCTGGTGGCCGCCGCCGGCCACGACGACACCGTCGCGGTGGTCAGCCACGGCGGGGTGATCAACGCGCTGCTGCACCGGTCGCTGGGCACCCGGCGGATCTTGTCGTTCGCCGTCGACTACACCTCGGTGACCCGGCTGTACTACTCGCGCAGCGGGAACCCGGCGGTCATCGCGGTCAACACCACCGAGCACGTTTGGGACCTGCTGCCGCACCGCCAGGCCCGACCGGCCGCCGACGGGGCCGGCCGCTGA
- a CDS encoding phosphotransferase family protein, with translation MTEQGLGSGPLENLLEITGGTQNILLRFTRDGRDYVFRRGPQNLRPISNKVLMRETRVLGALAGTDVPHPRLIAVCADTAVLGDAVFYLMEPIDGFNAGEGLPAPHRDNPALQHGMGLSMAESLARLHAVDHVAAGLSDFGKPEGFLERQVPRWLSELDGYRALENYPGHDIPGLNAVTDWLQANVPAHWTPGIMHGDYHAANVMFSRTGPEVVAIVDWEMCTIGDPLVDLGWMLATWRAPGEESVLGNPLMDAPGLPTTEELVAHYARHADRDLSALTWYTVMACFKAGVILEGSNARAAAGLAPREIGDHLHLATLRLIDRATALIDTP, from the coding sequence ATGACCGAGCAGGGGCTGGGCAGCGGCCCGCTGGAGAACCTGCTCGAAATCACCGGCGGCACCCAGAACATTCTGCTGCGGTTCACCCGCGACGGCCGCGACTACGTCTTCCGCCGCGGACCGCAGAACCTGCGCCCGATCAGCAACAAGGTGCTGATGCGCGAGACCCGGGTGCTCGGCGCGCTGGCCGGCACCGATGTCCCGCATCCGCGGCTGATCGCCGTCTGCGCGGACACCGCGGTGCTCGGCGACGCGGTGTTCTACCTGATGGAGCCGATCGACGGGTTCAACGCCGGCGAGGGCCTGCCCGCCCCGCACCGCGACAACCCGGCGCTGCAGCACGGGATGGGCCTGTCGATGGCCGAGTCGCTGGCCCGGTTGCACGCCGTTGACCACGTCGCGGCGGGACTGTCCGACTTCGGCAAGCCCGAGGGGTTCCTGGAGCGGCAGGTGCCGCGCTGGCTCTCGGAGCTGGACGGCTACCGCGCGCTGGAGAACTACCCGGGCCACGACATTCCGGGCCTGAACGCGGTCACCGACTGGCTGCAGGCGAACGTCCCGGCGCACTGGACGCCGGGCATCATGCACGGCGACTATCACGCCGCCAACGTGATGTTCTCCCGCACCGGCCCCGAGGTCGTCGCGATCGTGGACTGGGAGATGTGCACCATCGGGGACCCGCTGGTGGACCTGGGCTGGATGCTGGCCACCTGGCGCGCCCCCGGCGAGGAATCGGTGCTGGGCAACCCGCTGATGGACGCGCCCGGCCTGCCCACCACCGAGGAACTGGTCGCGCACTACGCCCGGCACGCCGACCGGGACCTGTCGGCGCTGACCTGGTACACCGTGATGGCCTGCTTCAAGGCCGGGGTGATCCTGGAGGGCTCCAACGCGCGCGCCGCGGCCGGGCTCGCCCCGCGGGAGATCGGCGATCACCTGCACCTGGCGACGCTGCGCCTGATCGACCGGGCCACCGCGCTCATCGACACGCCCTGA
- a CDS encoding sensor histidine kinase — translation MCSSRPAEHRGRWWPGGWSLRTRLLFGQVGLLALVCLGIGLGAELALRGYLLHQLDGQVHEVARRSAVLSGLPPPRPAMARELGQHPGPGPAFLDAPGQPIGVVAAVVDDRPGSIRLLSAGKLTRNGERIGLSPAAQDQLLQFALESEPPPPPPPGAGRDGRPEPGRRPVTVDLDGVGSYRLSTEHDRFGRLTVSGLPTAGLDATLLRVLWTLVVLSGVALLIASVLGVLITRRALAPLTRVAATARRVAGLPLDRGEVELPVRVPERDADPRTEVGQMGSALNRMLEHIAAALSTRQASETRVRTFVADASHELRTPLAAIRGYTELARRRDDELPPEVAHALGRVASESDRMTHLVEDLLLLARLDSGRPLERDEVDLSHLAVDAVSDAHVAGPEHVWKLELSAEPVLVTGDAMRLQQVLGNLLTNARLHTPAGTTVRLALARDDRGAVLTVADDGPGIPAELQPEVFERFSRGDSSRSRRDGGTGLGLAIVAAVVRAHHGGIELNSASGSTEFVIRLP, via the coding sequence ATGTGCTCAAGCCGGCCGGCTGAGCACCGCGGCCGGTGGTGGCCGGGCGGCTGGTCGCTGCGCACTCGGCTGCTGTTCGGCCAGGTCGGGCTGCTGGCCCTGGTGTGCCTCGGGATCGGCCTGGGCGCCGAGCTGGCGCTGCGCGGCTACCTGCTGCACCAGCTCGACGGGCAGGTCCACGAGGTGGCCCGGCGTTCGGCGGTGCTGTCCGGGCTGCCGCCGCCCCGGCCGGCGATGGCCCGCGAACTCGGCCAGCATCCCGGGCCCGGCCCGGCGTTTCTGGACGCCCCGGGCCAGCCGATCGGCGTGGTCGCGGCCGTCGTCGATGACCGCCCCGGGTCGATTCGGCTGCTCAGCGCCGGAAAACTGACCCGAAACGGCGAGCGCATCGGGCTGAGCCCGGCCGCCCAGGACCAGCTGCTGCAGTTCGCGCTCGAGTCGGAGCCGCCGCCCCCGCCCCCGCCCGGCGCGGGTCGCGACGGCCGGCCCGAACCGGGGCGCCGGCCCGTCACCGTCGACCTTGACGGGGTGGGCAGCTATCGGCTGAGCACCGAGCACGACCGGTTCGGCCGGCTCACCGTCTCGGGCCTGCCGACCGCCGGGCTGGACGCCACCCTGCTGCGGGTGCTGTGGACCCTGGTGGTGCTGTCCGGGGTCGCGCTGCTGATCGCCAGCGTGCTGGGGGTGCTGATCACCCGGCGCGCGCTGGCGCCGCTGACCCGGGTGGCGGCCACCGCCAGGCGGGTCGCCGGCCTGCCGCTGGACCGCGGCGAGGTGGAACTGCCGGTCCGGGTCCCCGAACGCGACGCCGACCCCCGCACCGAGGTCGGCCAGATGGGCTCGGCGCTCAACCGGATGCTCGAACACATCGCCGCCGCGCTGTCCACCCGCCAGGCCAGCGAGACCAGGGTGCGCACCTTCGTCGCCGACGCCAGCCACGAGCTGCGCACCCCGCTGGCCGCGATCCGCGGCTACACCGAGCTGGCCCGGCGCCGCGACGACGAGCTGCCGCCGGAGGTCGCGCACGCCCTGGGCCGGGTGGCCTCGGAATCCGACCGGATGACCCACCTGGTGGAGGACCTGCTGCTGTTGGCCCGGCTGGATTCCGGCCGCCCGCTGGAACGCGACGAGGTGGACCTGTCGCACCTGGCCGTCGACGCGGTCTCCGACGCGCACGTCGCCGGCCCCGAGCACGTCTGGAAGCTGGAGCTGTCGGCCGAACCGGTGCTGGTCACCGGCGATGCGATGCGGCTGCAGCAGGTGCTGGGCAATCTGCTGACCAACGCCCGGCTGCACACCCCGGCCGGCACCACGGTGCGGCTCGCGCTGGCCCGAGATGATCGGGGTGCGGTGCTGACCGTCGCCGACGACGGCCCGGGGATCCCCGCCGAACTGCAGCCGGAGGTGTTCGAGCGGTTCTCGCGCGGTGACTCGTCACGGTCGCGGCGCGACGGCGGCACCGGGCTGGGCCTGGCGATCGTCGCGGCGGTGGTGCGCGCCCACCACGGCGGCATCGAGCTGAACAGCGCGTCCGGGTCCACCGAGTTCGTCATTCGGCTGCCGTAG
- a CDS encoding LapA family protein, with product MSSEEHPPKARDGASSTPPAAPRAAGTLESSRFTRAAALWTALILGFLILIVLLIFIAQNTAQTPFQFLGWHWQLPLGVATLFAAVAGGLITVAVGAVRIVQVRRSAKRDIQKLKG from the coding sequence ATGAGCAGCGAGGAACACCCGCCCAAGGCCCGCGACGGCGCGTCGTCGACCCCGCCGGCCGCGCCCCGGGCTGCGGGCACGCTGGAGTCCAGCAGGTTCACCCGGGCCGCCGCGCTCTGGACGGCGCTGATCCTGGGCTTCCTGATCCTGATCGTGCTGCTGATCTTCATCGCGCAGAACACCGCGCAGACCCCGTTCCAATTCCTCGGCTGGCACTGGCAGCTGCCGCTGGGGGTGGCGACGCTGTTCGCCGCGGTGGCCGGCGGCCTGATCACCGTGGCGGTCGGTGCGGTCCGGATCGTTCAGGTCCGCCGCTCGGCCAAGCGGGACATCCAAAAACTCAAGGGCTGA